One window of Lepeophtheirus salmonis chromosome Z, UVic_Lsal_1.4, whole genome shotgun sequence genomic DNA carries:
- the LOC121130563 gene encoding luc7-like protein 3: MATSQIASMLDELMGRNRNVGPKESVREIQWFDSEVCRYYLVQFCPHDLFTNTKADLGPCPKLHDEELKKTFAGESPDHYKKTQYIDDFLRFCARMLNELSSRIKKAKERLSLTQHQMLQVDSLSPQHSEIRGQIEMLSEKINQLVEEAESQGCLGQVEEAQGLLKLCDQFRQERDNLRNSINTGDNMMLQQKAMEVCDVCGAFLIVGDAQQRIDDHLLGKQHVGYARLRAATDKITEERKKWREERDKDLEERRKKRDEDRSKRRKRSPSPKKRRRRSRSRRRSRSRKRSRSRGRKSRRSRSRGKRSRSRESRRREKHHRSRSRSKASPSKKKSSENDARSTALKMVLMSS; the protein is encoded by the exons ATGGCAACATCTCAAATTGCATCTATGTTGGATGAGCTCATGGGTCGAAACCGCAACGTGGGTCCCAAAGAGTCTGTGCGTGAGATCCAATGGTTTGACTCCGAAGTATGCCGCTATTATCTGGTCCAATTTTGTCCTCATGACCTATTCACGAATACAAAGGCGGACCTGGGGCCTTGTCCCAAGCTCCATGATGAAGAATTGAAGAAGACCTTTGCGGGAGAGTCTCCGGACCACTACAAGAAGACGCAGTACATCGACGACTTTTTGCGCTTCTGTGCGCGGATGTTGAACGAACTCTCTTCACGCATCAAGAAAGCCAAGGAGCGACTCTCCCTCACTCAACACCAGATGCTCCAGGTGGACTCGCTTTCCCCGCAGCACAGCGAGATCCGGGGACAGATTGAGATGCTGAGTGAGAAGATCAATCAGTTGGTGGAAGAGGCGGAGTCACAGGGGTGTCTGGGGCAAGTGGAGGAGGCACAGGGTCTACTCAAGCTCTGTGATCAGTTCCGCCAGGAAAGAGACAACCTCCGCAACTCCATCAATACAGGGGACAACATGATGCTCCAGCAAAAGGCCATGGAGGTCTGTGATGTCTGTGGGGCATTCCTCATTGTAGGGGATGCTCAGCAGCGCATTGACGATCATTTGCTTGGGAAACAACATGTTGGATATGCGCGACTTCGTGCAGCTACAGATAAAATCACGGAGGAAAGGAAAAAGTGGAGAGAAGAGCGGGATAAGGACTTGGAAGAGCGCCGTAAAAAAAGGGATGAAGATCGAAGCAAAAGACGAAAGCGAAGTCCCTCTCCTAAAAAA AGACGACGAAGAAGCCGCTCGCGGAGACGTAGTCGCTCCCGTAAAAGAAGTCGCTCTCGCGGAAGGAAAA GTCGTCGAAGTCGCTCTCGTGGAAAAAGAAGCCGGTCCAGAGAGTCGCGTCGACGTGAGAAGCACCATAGATCTAGAAGCCGTAGCAAGGCATcaccctctaaaaaaaaatcgtctgaAAACG aCGCTAGATCTACGGCATTAAAAATGGTTCTAATGAGTTCTTAA